The Vitis riparia cultivar Riparia Gloire de Montpellier isolate 1030 chromosome 10, EGFV_Vit.rip_1.0, whole genome shotgun sequence genome includes a region encoding these proteins:
- the LOC117923304 gene encoding probable LRR receptor-like serine/threonine-protein kinase At1g56140 isoform X4 — MLSIGSNNFSGTLPPEIGNLVKLQQIYIDSSGVSGEIPSTFAKLQDMVVMFATDVPITGKIPDFIGNWTKLESLRFQGNSLEGPIPSSFSKLTSLTTLRISDLSNVSSSLDFIKEMKNLTDLVLRNSLISGSIPFYIGEFQSLKTLDLSFNNLTGEIPDALFNLSSLTSLFLGTNRLSGTFPAQKSEQLQTIDLSYNELSGSFPSWLKSGLQLNLVANNLTFDSTNRSIFEGLECLQRNFPCNRDPPPYTNVSIKCGGPEWRTPDGTVYEADNSITTGTASTSYYVSRSENWGVSNVGLYSDRIAYKTEVSGTNHPELFKTSRISPGSLRYYGLGLENGHYTVSLQFAEMELKDQSAQTWESIGRRVFDIYIQGTLQLKDFDITKEAGGVERAIERKFNAVVSQNYLEIHLFWAGKGTCCIPVEGYYGPSISALSVVSDLKRVPTTTPPKKGYTGLIAGIVAAIGILSFILIICAVFYVKWKASNLNEDIVLLGVGPRPNTFRYAELRTATENFSATNKLGEGGFGSVYKGTLPDGRVVAVKELTVASQHGKSQFITEIATISAVQHRNLVKLYGFCIEGNRRLLVYEYLENRSLDHSLFGKNNLHLDWPTRFNVCLATARALAYLHEESRPRIVHRDVKASNILLDEDLCPKISDFGLAKLYDDKKTHISTRIAGTIGYLAPEYAMRGHLTEKADVFSFGVVALEILSGRPNTDNSLDAKMIYLLEWAWALHENNRSLDLIDPRLTAFDENEAIRVVGVALLCTQASPVLRPTMSRVVAMLAGDIEVSTVASKPSYLTDWDFNDTTSSFLSEDAQTSFASNKSASNPTSFASNKSTSNPTSFASNKGTSNPTPSPVNISEPMLHGIIGAGR, encoded by the exons ATGTT GTCTATTGGTTCAAATAACTTCTCTGGAACTCTCCCTCCAGAAATTGGAAATCTAGTCAAACTTCAGCAAAT TTACATTGACAGCAGTGGAGTGAGTGGGGAGATACCCTCTACATTTGCTAAACTTCAAGACATGGTAGTCAT GTTTGCAACAGATGTTCCTATCACAGGAAAGATACCAGACTTCATCGGGAACTGGACAAAGCTTGAGTCTCT GAGATTTCAAGGGAACTCTCTCGAAGGTCCAATACCATCAAGTTTTTCTAAATTGACTTCATTGACCACTTT GCGAATAAGTGATTTATCCAATGTGAGCTCATCTCTTGATTTCATCAAGGAAATGAAGAATTTAACTGACCT agtTCTAAGAAACTCATTGATATCTGGTAGTATTCCATTTTATATTGGAGAATTTCAAAGTTTAAAAACACT GGATTTGAGTTTCAACAACTTAACAGGTGAAATCCCGGATGCTTTGTTCAACTTGAGTTCTCTCACTTCCCT ATTTCTTGGAACCAATAGACTTTCTGGAACTTTCCCTGCCCAAAAAAGTGAACAACTTCAAACTAT AGATTTGTCATACAATGAGTTATCAGGAAGTTTTCCTTCATGGCTAAAGTCAGGTTTACAATT GAACTTAGTGGCCAATAACTTAACATTTGATAGCACAAACCGCAG tatttttgaaggattggaatGTCTTCAAAGAAACTTTCCTTGCAACAGGGATCCTCCACCCT ATACCAATGTCTCAATCAAGTGTGGTGGGCCAGAGTGGAGAACACCCGATGGCACTGTATATGAGGCTGATAACTCAATTACCACTGGTACTGCTTCAACATCATATTATGTAAGCAGATCAGAGAATTGGGGAGTTAGCAATGTGGGTTTGTATAGTGATAGAATTGCATATAAGACGGAAGTTAGTGGGACTAACCACCCAGAACTTTTCAAGACTTCAAGGATATCACCAGGCTCACTTAGATACTATGGCCTCGGTCTTGAGAATGGACATTACACTGTAAGTTTGCAATTTGCAGAAATGGAACTTAAAGATCAAAGTGCACAAACTTGGGAAAGTATAGGAAGGCGTGTTTTTGATATCTATATTCAG GGAACTCTTCAATTAAAGGACTTTGACATAACAAAGGAGGCAGGTGGGGTTGAGAGAGCAATAGAGAGAAAATTCAATGCTGTTGTGTCACAGAACTATCTTGAAATTCACCTGTTTTGGGCTGGTAAGGGCACTTGCTGCATACCAGTTGAAGGttattatggaccatccatttCAGCCCTCAGTGTTGTTTCAG ATTTGAAAAGAGTTCCAACAACTACTCCACCAAAGAAGGGCTACACTGGTTTGATTGCTGGAATTGTAGCTGCCATTGGGATTCTGAGTTTTATACTTATTATATGTGCAGTTTTTTATGTGAAATGGAAAGCATCGAATCTCAACGAGGATATAG TGCTTCTTGGAGTAGGCCCTCGACCAAACACTTTTCGTTATGCTGAGTTGCGAACTGCAACAGAAAATTTTAGTGCCACAAATAAGCTAGGGGAGGGTGGATTTGGATCTGTTTACAAg GGCACTCTTCCTGATGGGAGGGTTGTAGCTGTAAAGGAACTTACAGTAGCATCTCAACATGGGAAGAGCCAATTTATAACAGAGATTGCTACCATATCTGCAGTGCAACATCGGAACCTTGTGAAATTGTATGGATTTTGCATCGAAGGAAACAGACGTCTCCTGGTTTATGAGTATCTTGAAAACAGGAGCCTTGATCATTCTCTCTTTG GGAAAAACAATTTGCATCTTGATTGGCCAACCCGCTTCAATGTATGCTTGGCAACAGCAAGAGCATTAGCTTATCTTCACGAAGAATCAAGGCCAAGGATAGTACACCGAGATGTCAAGGCTAGTAATATTTTGCTGGATGAAGACCTCTGCCCCAAGATATCTGATTTTGGATTGGCAAAGTTGTATGATGACAAGAAAACCCACATCAGCACCCGAATTGCAGGCACCAT TGGCTATCTAGCACCAGAGTATGCAATGCGTGGGCACCTGACAGAAAAGGCTGATGTCTTCAGTTTTGGAGTCGTTGCTCTAGAGATCCTGAGTGGAAGACCAAATACTGATAATAGCTTGGATGCCAAAATGATATATCTTCTTGAATGG GCATGGGCTTTACATGAAAACAACCGAAGCTTGGATCTGATTGATCCAAGATTAACTGCATTTGATGAAAATGAAGCCATACGAGTAGTAGGAGTGGCTCTCTTGTGCACCCAAGCATCACCAGTGCTGCGGCCAACCATGTCGAGGGTTGTTGCAATGCTTGCAGGAGACATTGAAGTAAGCACAGTTGCATCAAAACCCAGTTATTTAACAGATTGGGATTTCAATGATACTACGAGTAGCTTTTTGAGCGAAGATGCTCAAACTTCTTTTGCATCTAATAAGAGTGCAAGTAATCCCACATCTTTTGCATCTAATAAGAGTACAAGTAATCCGACATCTTTTGCATCTAATAAGGGTACAAGTAATCCAACGCCTTCTCCTGTAAATATCTCTGAACCAATGCTTCATGGAATTATTGGAGCAGGAAGGTGA